The Pecten maximus chromosome 6, xPecMax1.1, whole genome shotgun sequence DNA window TCATCCTCCTCATCATCTGAGCTACTCAAATCCCCAAACAGATCTGTACAGCACCAAACAATTATCACACATGGTTAATAGAGACTTTTCAGGAGAACAATTTCAAgcatttttcaatcttttctCAACACTTTCTTGCTATTTTCTGCGACTTACcagtaagttttttttacagaagAAAAGATTGAAGTACAAAATGTGTAGATTACATCAACAAAAACACTTGAATGAGTTTTTCATAAACAGAActataaataaaatagaaatcCTTTATATTGTCTCCAGTATATTTAAACACTGAACAGTCTTGATATGAGATTCATAGTTGTTATAAATGACACAGGTTTATATGTATACTTCATTGGTGAATATTTGCCTTAAAAAAAGTGTCATTTATAATAACGAAAATAATTCAATTATATTAAGATAGTTCATCACTGATAGGTCTTTCATTTTTCATTATCTTATGTTGATTCTAATTTGATCTTAACTACAATCATTCATAACtcacagggcatccagttgacccttgacttttagcaatttcagaagtcaaatcaccttttctcagaaatatgaaGGGTCAAATCATTATCTCAAATAGACATGCTCCTTCAAACTCAAGAGTCAGATCTGATTTTGGGAGGTCAAAAACACTCTCAAAGGTCTACTGGATGCCATGACTCAATATGAAATCAAATTAATCGAACGGCCATTTTGTTAGTGTACTGCCATCATTCCCATGGTTTTAATTCTGACTCCGTAACAATGACCCATGTAGCTGTAATTGATAAGCAACTTTTGTCTAGTCAATTTATATCTTAGGGAAATGCAATTTTAAGCTATAATTATCTATTCTGACATTTTACAATGAGTAACGTGACAAGCTACTTCAGTTGGACTTACTTCCGTAATCCAGACTTCCCGAGTTCTGATTCCACTGACCAGATTGACCACCAACCCAGCCTTCCATTGTCGTCTGACCTTGACCGTTAGAATCTGCTGTAGGTTTCTCATCCTCTACAATGATCTCCCACTTTACGTTAATAGCTTCAGCATCCGTGCGGAAAAGTCGCTTCACTTCTTTCTCAATATCCGGCTGTTCCATGTACTGTACAATAAAAACataagttgttttatattttatttcaatctaAAAAATCACTTCAATTTGGTAATGTGAAATTCgcaaaatatgtataaatattcaGTTTTCTTGGTTGTCAAGGaaaccacaaaaataaatacaaaatgtacaacaaatttaatttaaatactaATATTTGACCTGACTTAATAAGTGTATTGTCCGCTTACAAAACTACAGAAGGAGTAAGTTTAAAaaagcatgtacatgtaagtttCCAAGTGAAATCTGggtgggaaaaaaaaaaaaacttgtttttttccccattatcattttttccccattttcaTACCTTTGTGTAGCAAAAACAATCCGAAGTCTTTGGTTAAAGACTTAAGAATATACTTGCAGGTCAGTGAGATAAGGAACTTTTCATTTGCTTTAACTGGCACATTCATCCTCTTTTCATGAAAAAGGGGATGTGCGCTTATAGGGGCAGCCGTGCCTTTTGTTTATATGGGAAAACCAAGATTTGTACCACAAAACTATCTAAACAGCTTGACACAATGAAAGAAAGAACCCACAAATATTTCCTATAGTGCAGTATATGACTAAAACATTTAGAAGGGTCCGAAGGGATTTTTTCGCATGGACATTTTCTGTAGCTTTTATAACAAGCATACTGTGCATTGCTATAATAAGCAATACATTTGTCCTACTAATCCCCGCTATAAATagttacagtgaccttgaccttcagccaaaaaccctgaaactcaaacttgtctgtgatattatagTCGTTTATCATTTTgtgaagttttatcaaaatccctcaaggaatgaagccactCGAACCCTGACAACCTTtggtattacatacatatacatacaagacggacggagaggaaacctattATAGTCCCCAGGGTTACATTGGTAGGGAACAAATAACTACCTTTACCAAAGTTTCTAGTCTCATTCATCACAAAAAATGGTCAGTTCTCAcctttttctttaatgtttttctAAATCTTCTTTTTCTTACATTCTTCAATGGCGGTGTCACTGCAAAGATAAAGTACAAGTCAGAGTTATAacaattcatataatatatatctaaataactTTATCCAGCCTACTGATCCTTCATCTCTAAATAACTATACAGGTGTACGCTGTAGAATTCAGGTACCGTGCagttaaacattaaaaaaaaaaaaaaatcatttttctttTGGAAAATGAACTCCAAAAccgtacctgcgcactatacaCGATTGCGcattttacatgaatatttaCAGTAGACGTAATAAACTACACAAAGGTTGTCAACCATTATGGAAGGTCTCTGCTTCTGTTTTGATAGAATCCGAGACAAAGACAAAATAGAGCAAAGTTCGAAATATGTTCTAATTTGGGAAAGAAATAGCTTTCATTTAATTTTCCAGTTTGACTACACAGCATTGACATCTAAACCTAAATGAATATACCTGCAAAATATCAGCATCAAGTTACTAACTTCTTTCTCAAATTCTGATTGACAAACGGATGACAGGGACAGTCAGATGGTAAAATAATATAGATTGTTTATTCCTCTGATCAAGATCACTTTGTGGCAGGGCATGTCAATGTCGCTAACAATCGTGAGCTacaacaattttgtttacttattgCCACATGTCAATGTCGCcaacaattttgtttatttgtgtgTTTGATGTGTTTATCGCCCCCATAACATCCAGGATCAATTTGAGGCAGGGTcgtcttgtagtagttggtgactacctcactgaacaacatacaggaggcctgtcccatgtcatccagagcaattagggtaaagtgtcttgctcaaggacacaaccatgtcAGCACAGATCGGTCCGTTTCTTATAAGCTtccagagaaacacaaacctatacaggTAGAGAATGTcaaaccacgcacctcggatcttcatcTGAAGTTACGTGACCAGCACTCTTAGAAAACTGAGCAACTGCAGCCCGCTACAACAACCATATAAGATTTTGAAATAACTAAAATCACAGTGAAATCACTTATTCAGGATTTGAACTCATAATTCCTACCAATCCAGGTATTACTGCTACTTTGTAAAACTTTGATTAACATTACAACAGTGTAAAAGGCATTAAGACTAACCTCCGTGTGgtaagtgatattttttgtttttgtcctTATCTTTCTTTTTCGGGCTTTCAATTTCATCTTGACTGTTTTCTTCATCAGTATAACTACATACCAATAGCTACAAAATAATGTCACCaagtaaattaattatataacatgtagacTGTCAGGTAATTAGATTTCAGGAAGATTGCCAGGTAATTAGGTTTCAAGTGCTCTGTACACATGTCAGTAATTCTGATTATTGTATCATATCACATAATGCAAAACGTCTGTTTAGGAGGAAGACTCCTGGTTTTGGACTTTAAGTATCagtaaaaataattcatattttttttcataattcttaAAATCCAGTTATAGCATCTGATATAcctaagttgtttaaatatattaatttttcaataGGACTATTAGGTCTACAAATATTTTCTCATGAGCCTTTGAAATTGGACAGGCAAAATCTTCACCAtggaatatttcatttttttaatattccaTTAAAGCATGCCCCAGCTTAATGCTTATAATGAGTGATGTTTACATATGATGCTTTTGCTTCAGACCacacaacagtcagggtcatatgaggacagaaACACTTATTTTTAAATGTGGACGAACAATTAATGAACACCTGTACCTACCTGAGAAATGTCAGCCGTTTTATAAAATGTCTTCATATCCACAGTTTTcagggactctataatacatgGTAGGTCCATCAACTACAAATGTAAGTAAGACAACTGTAGTTATATCAATGTAGGTATTTTACAGATAATCAAAAATGAGTATAATCAATGAAAAACAGATTGAACACGACAACCaataaataaaaccaattaAAAACCATTTCTCTTGTATACAAGACAGAGATTTCacacaaacacatgtacatgtacactactaAGTGTACTGGATTTCTTTACCGTCACTTAATATGTTACAAACAGTgacattgaatttttttttaaattctgatGCAAAAGTCAAAAAGGTGATTATCCTGTCAATTTAATGAATTTGGAAATAAATGTAGATTATGCTCTTTtgattttttacaaaattatgtagAAGAGAATCTAGCTATGACGGTTTGACCTGATCACGTACATGTATCAGTCTTTAGGCCGATATTCTGTAACTTCTCATTCTTGAATTCGTCTTGAATGAGATTATCATTTATAACCTAACATGTACAGGAAACAAGGATCAGCACATGTACACGAGCCAGGATAATAGAATTTTTCACCCCCTCGGAATGACACATGAGGATCTCAACCAGAGGGGATGgttcttaagttgccaaacaagTGTGTTTCAAAGCTTAAGAATCTTACCCTAAGGGTTAAGATCCCCCTGTCTCACTCCaatgggggtgaatgattatttttctcttatctTGTTCACCCCCCAGCTATTATGTATCCataatatcaatgttacatCAATTTAAGACAATGCATGTTGTCATGATGCCATTGAATAATTGATGTGACATCAGTGAATTGTATTGGTGATTTGACGTCATTCAATTGTTGAGAACTTGCAATGAGCATGTGTCGCTTGTCTCaaccctagggtgagataaggaaatctcacattgtaaaattgtggatatcccAGCTTGGGCTGCGAGGGCAAGagaaaaataaatcttaaataCATACAAGGTTACAAATTCTATTAATCAATGTGAAAACAGCAAAGAAAGAAATGTTCAGATTCTAAAACAAATATGCCTATAACCAACCTTAGCGTACAGCAGTTCGTTGCCGAATCTTACGACACAATGCCTGTGATCTGGCTGCATTTCTATGCTGAATTTATCCTTCAGTGCAACAGATCCAGTCTGGACGTCTCTTCGCAACGCCATGGCTGGCCCctgtaaaaatattaataaagaccaaaatatgtatttatattctTGTAAGGATACACCCACTATTTTGTAAATCAATGATCACTATTTCATTGGACATATTATTATTAGacaatacaattttacatcAATCTAGAtcatacacaaatgtatttaGCTGTAAACTGCAATGGTGCCCCAAAGTTAATCAATAATAGATTATTACTACAACATTTACTTCTGCTTAGCTATCTCTTACGTAACTATATTGTGGAGGAAACTAGGGTGATTTTTGTATGTATGGGGAAGGATCCCAGAGTTTTAAAATGACGATATTAACTCATATCGGAACCACATGCGCTAGTGCCCGTCGGATTAATTAAAGTACTGCTAGCCTACTCTTTTGCCCAACCGTTAATGCATGTTTCGTCTCTGGAAATAGTTATTATCTCTTAAACGAGGAAACAAATGGACCCTCTAAACATTTGCTTAAAAAAATATGATACGGGGACACGGGACAAGATATCCCTACCCGTAGTAATTTATCATCATTTCTACATTGTTAAACTGCTTTCAATCAAATTAATACAATGTGTTTACCGGCGGTAGCCTAAGGATAAACTGCTGTTCCAAATCAAATGCTGGTTCGGACgggttttctttctttttgggCGCATTTTTGGAGCTCATTCTTTCACCACTTTCAGTCTTGACCAGCCGGAAGtacaacaataaaaataaactaaaataaattaGAAACGGTGCCGGCGTTCCTTTTCCGGATTTGCTGAATAGGTTTTaataaactaataaaaaaaaagtctacATAAACGTGGATTTGGATTCATGAAAGTAAATCAGTTTTGTGGCATCTGGTAACTAAACCTTTGTGAACAGTGATTTGTTTATGAAGAAATGTTGATCattaatacattttgttttcacaaGCCAATATGTTATAATTCTGCAAGTCTCCATTGACCATATCTAAATTATGCATATCAAGTACACCTGTACATAGATTTGATGGTTATTTTTGACCTTGGATAAGAAAGTTAATTTTTTCCTGATATTAAAAATCACGGCCATATTTCCAAAAAAGGCACAGGCCCCTGTATAATAAGGGAAAGAAAATTCACCAGTGATATAGCTGTCTCATGGATGATAACATCCAATAAAATACCATTCTGATAATATGTGTGACTGACTTTTTTTGCTTGTTGTTGTCTATAAATATCCTTTATGTTAATGAAAATGTTATTCAATGTACAGGTTTGATCGATGGTTGTTGCTGGACAAATATTGTTACTGTTAGGTTCCAAATTACGATCTGATTTAAGTGTATTCAGTAGAAAAGCTCTCATTATATGCCCTTAATAAcaagacacatcatttatactATGGTTGTAAATTTTTATATAAGACTCCTTAACCCAAGGAATGCTTCAGCCATGCATACTTGGACAAAATTCTAATAATTCTTACAGAAGAATAATCAAGAATTTTAAAGAATTCATTGAATTTCCTTCACCAGGCCTCATCCCTTAGTCGTAAGGAGAAATGCATTTATACAACACcagatctcctttgcccaatacTGCTCAAGAATAAATCTCATCCAAATGACATCAGTCTTTCAAGACTTATTAACAATTTTAAGGAATTCACCTCTTCATCATTAAAAGGCaccgcccttctggccccaggggagcTATGATATCCATTTATTGAACATTGAATCTCCTTcacccaataatgctccagaccataTTTGAGGAAAAATCAATTCAGTCGTTCAGTACCAATTCATGTTGTAATTTAAAGAATTTTCCCTGTTGGGCCATGCCCCTCCGGCCCCAGGGAAGCCACACATTGGATCTCTTTTATCTGCTAATGCTTCTCActaaatttgatcaaaatctgtaTAATCATTATCCCTGTACATGAAGTCGTactattttatcaatataacttGCATAAAAGATCAATTCAAAAagatggggccgcggtggccgagtggttaaggtaacgtgtcccaacactttatcactagccctccacctctgggttgcgagttcaaaacccacgtggggcagttgccaggtactgaccgtaggctggtgatttttctccgggtactccggctttcctccacctccataacctggcacgtccttaaatgaccctggctgttaataggacgttaaacaaaaacaaacaaaatgcaTAAAAGACGCAAAAATCAAattgaatataaacatatttattacagACAATAAAGGCTGAATACAGGACTAATTACATTCCACAAATCATacgtaactatatatagttgtaCCTAGCATTGCATCTTCGCAAGCCAAGGGTTTCAATCCATCTTCCTGAGTATAGGTAGGTTTTAACCCTTGATTTACGAAGATGCTGGCAGTGATACTACGTGACGTTTACTGTGTATTAAACTCGACAAAACAGGGTGTCTAAACACGATCAATACTGTTGTAccaacaaataaatatttgtttaaaacgCAGATGCAACATATTAAGAAATTAATATTCTAGATAACATGATTGTACATGTTTAACAATGTTAtcttaacatacatgtaataataatataccAACAAAATAGTGCAACAGCTGTTTTTTTCCCGATGGTTCAAATTTTTTCGTAGTTTTGTCCAATAAAGTGGACACATACAACAGATCCATATTTTCTAGATATCTATAATAGCAAAAATTTAAAACtcaagaaaaaaacaacttttgcagtattatgataaaacataacaaatatgaaaaagaagaaatacttctctaaatatttacaaaattagtgaaaacatttttttcaaataaatgttaacAATATACAATAGATTTGAGATTTAAAAGTATCACAATACTGAACGAGAGGAATGGTGGGGTATAAGATTCATATGACATCTGGGTAAAGTGTTATGTTAGTATCTTAACACTGACATCCAAACAAATTTTATTACTGTATTCATGACTAAATATAGTGTTTATTTATAACCACCACCCCTAGGGTGAAAGTTTAGTACaatatttattctcaaataagccccctctccAAGTGTAGAAGTTTAGTACAATATTTATTCTCAAACAAGCCCCCTCTCCAAGTGTAGAAGTTAAGTACCaaatttattctcaaataagccccctcccctagtgtattatcttagtaccatatttatccttaaataagcccCATCCtccagtgtaaaagtttagtaccataattattctcaaataagccccctcccctagtgtagacgtttagtaccatatttatccttaaataagccccctacccttgtgtaaaagtttagtaccataattattctcaaataaggcccctcccctagtgtagacgtttagtaccatatttattctcaaataataAGATTCCAAAGTGTATCAGTTTAGTACCATGtttatccttaaataagcccTCCCCTccagtgtaaaagtttaataccatatttatccacaagTAAGCCCCATCCCCTATCGTAGacgtttagtaccatatttataaattaatcCCCCTCCTCCAgagtaaaagtttagtaccgtatttatcctcaaataagccccatcCCCTtctgtaaaagtttagtactatatttataaattaagCCCCCTCCTCTAGTTTGAGAGCTCAGTATTACCAGTGTAGTAAAGATAGGGGAAGTTTTGATTGTGAACCACATTTTGCTTAGATTTAAAATcaatgattctgcaaaaataaaGAAGGGGGCTGAATATTTGTTGTCAGGGTCTTATTTGagattacatttaaatacaGTATAGATCCTTGTTCATAGTATTACAAATGTGATCAGGAATTGTGGAAAACAACacgaaaagaatttttttttttatcaaatttgaaataaaattaagtaaaaaatatagcttttctttaacattaaaattaatcaatattaattacaaaaattaaaatagtGTCCATTTTGAATAGACTATCATTTGCACATTGAAAAGCATATACATAATTATGACAACTCTCCAAGCaccaatacaatatatataggatatcgACCTTAATACACATTTGTCAACATAGCATGGATTTATAAGTTAAAAGTTCAATAGGTTAGTGTATCGCAAGCAAGTGGCTTCAGTTTTCTTATTGTTTGATGTATTTGATAAATTCCATATTATATTGTCAAGAGTGTAAAATTCTGATTATCACATCGCTTTCATATTCATAAGCGaaaaatctcaaaataaatTTCTCGGTGAGATATAGACAAACTAACAAGGACGGTATGTTATTCAGTACTGAAACAGTTGCACGATGTTGTGTACAGATGACATCacaattatattaatatatatacatgggtcattgatatttaatattggCTGGATGAACATGCAAGCTAATAataatatctgtaatacaacagttttatatttatttgtctGATAATGGCCGCCTAGCGGTCAAACGAATCGGCAAcatctataccacaacaaagAAAGGACATATATAGCCGTTCTTGGATACCGATATATTTTCACTAAATAATGATTCtacaatttatttcaaagtCCATGTGAAACCCATCAACAGTTTGTGGTCACAAAATTTAGATAAGAGCTTAAGATGAAAAGCTACCCCAACAATGTTAGATGCTTACACAGTGAGATTCTTTTGAGAGAATTCGGAGTCGTCATCATATGTCCGACAGTAAAATGGCCAACGAATGGCATCTTGAACACATTAGCAgtacacaaaatacaaattcatAAATTGCTGGCATAATTGCGTTAGTAAGATTACAATATTTCTCTCAACATATTAATCAAAATACACTGCAATTCATCCGAAATCTGGGTAACTCTAAATCTCATTGAAGTGACAACATACATATCTAATTGCGCAAGTGTAAACAGATTTATTTtctaaactaaaaaaataaaacaattattatgcATATAAACTCCagattacataatgtatatgtaaaagtactgtaaatctatatattttggTGGTAACCTTATTTTAGCACTATTTGCACTGAAAGGATTGCGACAATTAAGTTTGTGCTAATTACATTACTATTATACTACTTTTAGTATTTCTTTAGcaaatgaataataaatgttGGTGAGCTAGTTCTACATTAATGTGCTAAAGTGTTCAAATTTCGCAATGCGCAAGAATATGAGTGCTCGAAAATCAGCATGTTTACAGCACTACCCCCTGTAATTAACAGTGATTGGTGTCAGGATAAAAATACGGGATGGTGACGGTACAGGGTGAATGGAACAGATCAATTACAATGTCATGTGATATTCACTAGGTACTGTAAATGTGGAAATTTACGTGAGGACGAAATTTACGGTAAAAACATGGAGTCCTTTTGATCGTGAAAATTTCCCccacgcgtattattttgatatcaatttgcgtaatctcGGACTACAAACGAATGTGgattgatcgcgaaaatttccccaaCGCGTATAGTTTCATATCAAAATCTTGAAATTAATCTGGGGAGAAAAAGGAATTTCTTTTAGAAATAAAGTGTTTTCATTCTCTTGAACACAGATTTTAGTAAAAagattcattttattttcaggtAGATCGACAAGGCAAGGAAACCTTCATGGACTTTAATCAAGTGCTAATCCAAAGGTTAATGATGTTTTATGGGCTGACTAACATCAGAACTCCTGCAAATgtgaaaagggggggggggggggggggggaccgaCCGTCACATTTTTCAACTATGAAATACCGTCATGTAGATAGAAAACATATATCGAAACATTGATAATATTTCGAGACCGTACAGACATTTTGTGGCCATATTTGCAATGTGAATTAAAGTTTCATCAGAAATTGTTTTCAGCATGGGGATTGCTCTGTGTCAAGATTTTGTCAGGTCATGAGAACGCGGTCATTAAAACTGGCGTGTGCTTATCCTCGTTCCCAGGAAAATGGTTGCGGTGTACTTCTTTGGTCTCATATGATATACTAAGTAAACTACGTATTATAATATCTTTACTGTAAGTTAAAAATCAAAGGTGAATGGCATCAACATAGGAATATTGACTAGATATCTAATTATCGGAGTAAAAAAAGGTGCTCAAAAGTGGTAAAAAACCGGACATTTTAAATTCATACTGGTCATGATGTAAAAAATACTTCAGAACATTGcaaaaattatacaaaacaatCTTTTCTTAACATAAATTAAAAAGACATTAATTTAACAATTTTGTGAGGTTACGTAACCAGACAAAAATagttgaaaaaataaatctgaaattcatttaaaaataacctgaaattcattgaaaaataatctgaaattcattgaaaaataaatctaTAAAGAGGTAATACTGTGACAGTAAGGCTGTGTTTTGTCACTAAATACGACAAATATTCAATCAACATCATACATACTGGTACAGGCAACATGTCAAATCCAAGTCTCAAACACTATGCCTTTTCTGCACACTTAAAATACATCATGGCAAAATTCAGGAGACCTTATTTTGGCAAAGCCTGTTGCTCTATCCTATTGGTAATTCAATCActaaaatttacataattatattaacttgtatttgaaatgaaatcagTGTAACTTGTTCTAGCCATTTCATTGGttgaataaatagatataacTGACCAATCACTTGgctaacatatattttataagttCTTTGAGAATTACAAAAGTTTTACACAtaatttggtttgattttgttttttttaacgtcctactaacggccagggtcatttaaggacatgccaggttttggaggtggaggaaagccggagtatccggagaaaagcCACCGaccctacggtcagtaccaggcaactgccccacgtgggtttcgaactagctacacacaaaccaaggtTGATCAAAGTTCTCCTTAATACAGGGACATCATACCTTTGAACTGATCAGGGAAAGGTGAAAACTTTTCTGCAAATTTTTCAAGACTTGTGAAACTTTACAGAGGAGGTTATTTTTGCCATGTCATATTCCAAGGATGCAGATAAGATGCATACAAGGTAAATCCAAAGCAGAACCCTTGGATTT harbors:
- the LOC117330191 gene encoding transcription initiation factor TFIID subunit 7-like, producing the protein MSSKNAPKKKENPSEPAFDLEQQFILRLPPGPAMALRRDVQTGSVALKDKFSIEMQPDHRHCVVRFGNELLYAKLMDLPCIIESLKTVDMKTFYKTADISQLLVCSYTDEENSQDEIESPKKKDKDKNKKYHLPHGVTPPLKNVRKRRFRKTLKKKYMEQPDIEKEVKRLFRTDAEAINVKWEIIVEDEKPTADSNGQGQTTMEGWVGGQSGQWNQNSGSLDYGNLFGDLSSSDDEEDDEEEEEEEEEKDINIMDSGEEDMSQGAYMQGVSNFTNKDDSMSQDTMGAGRPRFWIFTSAFFFELQSKLSELKRQVEEIRQRRKSTEDRLAKTQSPVLQQRIQAILDQTIKEETEKGQEYEILSSMLTQS